The Podospora pseudopauciseta strain CBS 411.78 chromosome 2 map unlocalized CBS411.78m_2, whole genome shotgun sequence genome has a window encoding:
- a CDS encoding uncharacterized protein (EggNog:ENOG503NY41; COG:S; antiSMASH:Cluster_2), translated as MESLLSLAFDNLSSFDGSKIKKGLRQVEGLLAQICLAGQGSPKKQGENQQQPPRRMLADLSPDPAFREFFKLQEGFEWNVAQRLLTTLDWLVVRGGDGSYNMLIVNALDLIQGVLLLHPPSRVLFQRSVHMNLLLDLLEPINSPAIQCATIITLVVALLDMPQNIRVFEALDGLLTVTSLFKSRETGREVKFRLTEFLYFYLTPETPNIPKPDRTSVIAGPELIPGSPGKSKLLASGGRQRSKSESGNTLSVDAKKQHLDRYLPGVVDELLKDLDTYKPFGGILS; from the exons ATGGAATCATTACTCTCTCTCGCTTTCGATAACCTCTCGTCATTCGATGGTTCCAAAATCAAAAAGGGGCTAAGGCAGGTCGAAGGCCTTCTTGCTCAGATCTGCCTTGCCGGCCAAGGTAGCCCCAAGAAACAAGGagaaaaccaacaacaaccaccgcgCCGAATGCTCGCAGACCTCTCCCCTGATCCAGCTTTTCGAGAATTCTTCAAGCTCCAGGAGGGATTCGAATGGAACGTTGCGCAGCGTCTTCTCACCACACTCGACTGGCTCGTTgtgcgaggaggagatggatcGTACAACATGTTGATAGTCAACGCACTGGATCTCATCCAGGGCGTCTTGCTTTTGCACCCGCCAAGCAGGGTGCTTTTTCAGCGCAGCGTACATATGAAC cttctcctcgatcTTCTCGAACCCATCAACTCCCCTGCCATCCAATGCGCCACGATAATCACCCTTGTCGTTGCCCTTCTCGACATGCCCCAAAATATTCGAGTATTCGAAGCCCTTGACGGTCTACTTACCGTAACCTCCCTGTTCAAGTCCCGTGAGACCGGCAGAGAGGTCAAGTTCCGCCTCACGGAATTCTTGTACTTTTACCTGACGCCAGAAACACCAAATATCCCCAAACCAGACAGAACGAGTGTGATTGCGGGGCCAGAGTTAATCCCAGGTAGCCCAGGAAAGTCCAAACTGCTTGCTAGCGGTGGCAGGCAAAGGTCAAAGAGTGAAAGTGGGAACACGCTGAGTGTGGATGCCAAGAAGCAGCACCTTGACCGGTATCTACCAGGGGTAGTGGACGAGTTGTTGAAAGACCTGGATACGTATAAACCATTTGGGGGTATTCTGAGCTGA
- the BTS1 gene encoding geranylgeranyl pyrophosphate synthetase (antiSMASH:Cluster_2; EggNog:ENOG503NVHG; SMCOG1182:Polyprenyl synthetase; COG:H) — translation MSSPTSSAAHDPRSRPTTVPSKSRSLEASRTRRLIFKSSRRKHQATMDSSSPLHPSSFNNPAAAPHPQAPTQIPFLQSPAVIPPRTTSSNFAASTVPPASTKPNSKTILESSWLSGSAANPSQTTPGHTRHQSHKPSVTSSSSFPSNAMAQQQPPDPSRFATEDFFLNTKRLWTEQKDKVLTAPYDYLNGHPGKDFRSALVNAFDAFLEVPKESKETITKVVSMLHTASLLVDDVEDNSLLRRGLPVAHTIYGIPQTINSSNYIYFVALQELQKLKNPKVVNIFAEELLNLHRGQGMDLYWRDTLTCPTEDEYLEMVGNKTGGLFRLGIKLMQAESRSLTDCIPLVNVIGLIFQIADDYQNLWSREYTANKGMCEDLTEGKFSFPVIHSIRSNPSNSQLLNILRQKTTNEEVKRYAVSYMQSTGSFEYTKKVVHTLIERARRMADELDEGKGRAVLVHKILDRVVID, via the coding sequence ATGTCGTCACCAACATCGAGTGCCGCCCACGATCCGAGATCGCGCCCCACCACGGTACCTTCCAAATCCCGATCGTTGGAAGCCTCGAGGACGCGGAGGCTGATTTTTAAAAGCTCGCGCCGCAAGCATCAGGCAACCATGGACAgttcctctcctcttcatccctCCTCGTTCAACAATCCCGCAGCTGCCCCTCATCCCCAGGCTCCTACACAGATACCCTTCCTGCAGTCACCTGCTGTCATCCCTCCTCGGACTACATCGTCAAACTTCGCTGCCTCGACAGTCCCACCAGCTTCAACAAAACCAAACTCTAAAACCATCCTAGAGAGCAGTTGGCTATCAGGCTCCGCTGCAAACCCTAGTCAGACAACACCTGGCCATACTCGCCATCAAAGTCACAAACCTTCTGTTACTTCCAGTTCCTCGTTTCCCTCAAACGCAAtggctcaacaacaaccgccagACCCCTCCCGTTTCGCAACCGAGGAtttcttcctcaacaccaagaggCTATGGACAGAGCAGAAGGACAAGGTCCTCACAGCCCCATATGATTACCTCAACGGCCACCCTGGCAAAGACTTTAGATCCGCCCTCGTCAACGCCTTTGACGCTTTTCTCGAAGTGCCAAAAGAGTCCAAAGAAACCATCACCAAGGTGGTTTCGATGCTTCACACAGCCTCCCTCCTGGTCGACGACGTAGAAGATAActctctcctccgccgcggTCTCCCGGTGGCGCACACCATCTACGGTATTCCCCAAACAATCAACTCGTCCAACTACATCTACTTTGTTGCCCTCCAAGAGCTCCAGAAGCTCAAGAACCCAAAAGTAGTCAACATCTTTGCCGAAGAGCTCCTGAACCTCCACCGCGGCCAGGGAATGGACCTCTACTGGCGCGACACCCTCACCTGCCCCACCGAAGACGAGTACCTCGAAATGGTGGGCAACAAAACGGGCGGGTTATTCAGGCTGGGCATCAAGCTGATGCAAGCTGAATCCCGCAGCCTGACGGATTGCATCCCCCTTGTCAATGTTATTGGGTTGATCTTCCAGATCGCGGATGATTACCAGAATCTCTGGAGCAGGGAGTACACCGCCAACAAGGGCATGTGCGAGGACCTGACGGAAGGAAAGTTTTCGTTTCCGGTCATCCACAGCATCAGGAGTAATCCGTCTAATTCCCAGCTGCTGAATATCTTGAGGCAAAAGACTACGAatgaggaggtgaagaggtATGCGGTTTCGTATATGCAGAGCACTGGGAGCTTTGAGTATACGAAGAAGGTGGTGCACACGCTGATtgagagggcgaggagaatGGCAGATGAGCTGGatgaggggaaggggagggcggtgttggtgcATAAGATTTTGGATAGGGTTGTTATTGATTGA
- the PEX29 gene encoding Peroxisome size and maintenance regulator (antiSMASH:Cluster_2; COG:S; EggNog:ENOG503NYJV): MVDELEEQLLTAADESVMPEGDESQPSQPQDHQSRSARKVKSLKNGIFRAASIQDKLLEKLLSQVIPAEDGHTQTPSIMGGDDPPAFAERPGFSIPLMSNNFRRFNARIGVVFKFQSRALKVLSWRKPTHTLSLLAVYTFVCLDPYLLFALPLAIGVFFIFVPSFIARHPAPSTSSDPDHQVRNLGYSPRGPPLAPARNFQPTKELSKDFFRNMGDLQNVMEDFSVVHDKVVTLIVPVTNFSDEALSSAIFVGLFAALVVMLISAHLIPWRYLMLVGGWGAILSAHPTINRLVAQATEQYLHHNPTLSSPTDPHPVKIPTVDIPALLSKEIILDSAPETREVEIFELQRLSHYPGGEWEPWVFSPSPYDPLSAQRISGQRPQGTRFFEDVQPPEGWEWSEKKWGLDLWSREWVEERIITGVEIETEGERWVYDIASSSEKSAGGGGGMGTIGEESEEEPVRSGNQSTPMKQNGGLSWEEGEEGMGRRGEWRRRRWVRMVRRKNVTG, encoded by the exons ATGGTGGATGAACTGGAAGAACAGTTATTGACTGCCGCCGATGAATCCGTCATGCCAGAAGGTGATGAAAGCCAaccatcacaaccacaaGATCATCAATCTCGCTCGGCGAGGAAAGTAAAAAGCTTGAAGAATGGTATATTTCGGGCTGCAAGTATACAAGACAAACTACTAGAAAA ACTTCTATCACAAGTGATACCAGCAGAAGATGGTCACACACAAACACCCTCTATCATGGGAGGTGACGACCCTCCAGCCTTTGCCGAACGACCCGGATTCTCTATCCCTTTGATGTCCAACAACTTCCGCCGCTTCAACGCTCGCATTGGTGTGGTTTTCAAATTCCAGTCTCGAGCTCTGAAAGTGCTTTCATGGCGCAAACCAACccacaccctctccctcctcgcagTCTACACCTTCGTCTGCCTCGACCCCTACCTCCTCTTCGCACTTCCCCTCGCGATAGGCGttttcttcatcttcgtcccCTCCTTCATCGCCCGTCACCCTGCCCCGTCAACATCCTCCGACCCCGACCACCAAGTCCGAAACCTAGGCTATTCCCCCCGTGGCCCTCCTTTAGCACCAGCTCGCAACTTCCAGCCCACCAAAGAGCTGTCCAAGGACTTCTTCCGCAACATGGGTGACCTCCAAAACGTCATGGAGGATTTCTCCGTCGTCCACGACAAAGTCGTGACTCTAATCGTCCCCGTAACCAACTTCTCCGACGAGGCGCTCTCATCCGCTATTTTCGTCGGGCTATTCGCCGCTCTGGTAGTAATGCTCATATCAGCCCACCTCATCCCCTGGCGCTACCTCATGCTTGTGGGGGGCTGGGGTGCCATATTGTCTGCTCACCCAACAATCAACAGGCTTGTCGCTCAAGCCACGGAGCAGTACCTTCACCACAATCCCACGCTCTCTTCCCCGACCGACCCTCACCCGGTTAAAATCCCCACTGTTGACATCCCAGCTTTGCTATCGAAGGAAATAATCCTCGACTCCGCCCCTGAAACCCGCGAGGTGGAAATCTTTGAACTTCAACGGTTGAGTCATTACCCCGGAGGGGAGTGGGAACCATGGGTTTTTTCCCCCTCGCCATACGACCCTTTATCAGCCCAGCGCATCTCTGGGCAGCGACCGCAGGGAACGAGATTCTTTGAGGATGTCCAGCCGCCAGAAGGGTGGGAGTGGTCAGAGAAGAAGTGGGGGCTTGATCTGTGGAGCAGGGAGTGGGTAGAGGAGAGGATTATTACGGGCGTGGAGATTGAgacggagggggagaggtgggtttATGATATCGCCTCTTCTTCGGAAAAgtctgctggtggtggtggggggatggggacgaTTGGGGAGGAAAGTGAGGAGGAGCCAGTGAGGAGCGGTAATCAGTCTACCCCGATGAAGCAGAAtggggggttgagttgggaggagggggaggaggggatgggacggaggggggagtggaggagaaggaggtgggtgaggatggtgaggaggaagaatgTTACTGGCTAG
- a CDS encoding uncharacterized protein (antiSMASH:Cluster_2) codes for MSTVGILTGAANSPTKIADESASSEKLVTGTIRVTTLSWTTEKSSMTFWRSPMLRKKSLDSSLVGWKLRAGAKGGPRGE; via the exons ATGTCAACAGTGGGGATTTTAACCGG AGCGGCGAATAGCCCGACGAAAATAGCGGATGAGAGCGCCTCGTCGGAGAAGTTGGTTACGGGGACGATTAGAGTCACGACTTTGTCGTGGACGACGGAGAAATCCTCCATGACGTTTTGGAGGTCACCCATGTTGCGGAAGAAGTCCTTGGACAGCTCTTTGGTGGGCTGGAAGTTGCGAGCTGGTGCTAAAGGAGGGCCACGGGGGGAATAG
- the POM1 gene encoding serine/threonine protein kinase, CMGC, dual-specificity (antiSMASH:Cluster_2; EggNog:ENOG503NXAT; COG:T; SMCOG1030:serine/threonine protein kinase), giving the protein MNRDHRAPAGPRRENQSPTRRPLNLNPPSPTKIGSIRRPTVDAPMLSASSSNNHSLFSFGAGNGVSNNVTNIANASFEFLPSVSFDDLQSSLESASTDFKLTQFPSPTGQGTILGDRSAGNNHNMVERPDMTRPSAAAHALPQQPAITRSRTGSILRRPSTSSRPPQPSTASTPSGNPGVPNAPTAPAAMRARRQSHYPPVSNPNPAKPPRKSTGDVQLGEAQVKEVQTRKRRPSAVSLSDRPVLEASRASVDVAPRSTVVESMRHLTSSRASKARSVQPLPRSNQDMLTPDTTLKPEHTHIAMAMPRSPNRVAAKGSTPSSAKRISVMPGTHHASHATGLGARTISPTDTRRMKRLSTMHHVQQGPVAGASPALPHPPPISADGRASSRSPSMLPRKISTPSSSRTTPDHTRKSYSSGLSVNSSTSLNTVRTSTGSMQQRAMQGANSSRLPAPKALNLHNSASFDSSEEVPPVPAIPKAYESPKEAHLEAASFLEKRRSNLAYDASSIHSNSTASISGAQTSDSAPAKLQRKPSNRKTVHTSKLDFEKNPAAAQSKKSLQPLRLPPITLGPLSTPTAAKIAALQTHGDRNLSPPPSRQIPKTPTTPMTASKGTFFGRIRPEDRADIQHLRSSASVQRLHRESPATTAEPPTSSTESFAGVKNGTARSGPSPFLSQSVPKGGNFETTLFKRSKTGGDFTQPLDAAADMPVQHNKPSGPRAQKSVATRPAGGKSPPPRPSPEEPPTPSSMSSLRRKLSLSWKRSASKASGSQGHHGEQNAVKHDSMPPPRIPVSATLNNLPSGKPPSPTPSTKSNGNGTYLESRRRKSSASSLNAVLSGERNRGDTGTAAKKDSTLGTVNERATVPHNSSVVQRILKPKGSTATLRHHDVWNSELDKDDLIAEDEMRKLGSRRKDTELAARTLDALRKRASAKERVSPQEAIRIAVLNIYERGEIVDYKDIYFCGTQNAAKVVGDVQSESPNFGYDDERGDYSIVPGDHLAYRYEIIDVLGKGSFGQVVRCIDHKTGVLVAVKIIRNKKRFHQQALVEVNILQKLREWDPKNKHSMVNFTHSFYFRGHLCISTELLDMNLYEFIKSNAFRGFSLKLIRRFTKQMLSSLNLLKQHKVIHCDLKPENILLRHPLHSEIKVIDFGSSCFETEKVYTYIQSRFYRSPEVILGMQYGLPIDMWSLGCILAELYTGVPIFPGENEQEQLACIMEVFGPPEKHLIEKSTRKKLFFDSMGKPRLTVSSKGRRRRPSSKTLQQVLKCDDEAFLDFIARCLRWDPDRRMKPEEAIRHEFITGQKTSVPIRMREGSPSKRTNSVSAPRPLPEPPAVVRAATMRAREASGPNNGSVGTKTGSMPTATARRTSNMSTASSMNGSISSVKRTSNGTTTTYTNGNGTIGPSSLPRASLRSVSGGVGPVSLSNNSKTDLAAAGANAAMSRRA; this is encoded by the exons ATGAATAGAGACCATCGCGCTCCGGCTGGGCCCAGACGGGAGAACCAGTCGCCCACCAG GAGACCGCTGAACCTGAACCCCCCCAGTCCCACCAAGATCGGCTCCATCAGACGGCCCACCGTCGACGCTCCAATGCTCAGtgcctcctcttccaacaaccactccctcttctctttcGGGGCTGGGAATGGCGTGTCCAATAACGTGACCAACATCGCCAACGCATCCTTCGAGTTTCTGCCCTCGGTCAGCTTCGACGACCTCCAGAGCAGCCTCGAGTCTGCCTCGACCGACTTCAAACTCACGCAATTTCCTTCACCGACTGGGCAGGGAACAATTTTGGGCGATCGAAGTGCgggcaacaaccacaacatgGTCGAGCGCCCCGACATGACACGGCCAAGCGCCGCTGCCCATGCCTTGCCTCAGCAGCCTGCCATCACGCGTTCACGAACAGGCTCAATTCTACGAAGACCTAGCACGTCAAGCAGGCCGCCTCAACCTAGCACTGCTTCTACGCCATCTGGTAACCCAGGCGTGCCCAATGCTCCCACTGCTCCGGCTGCCATGCGTGCGCGCCGACAAAGTCATTATCCCCCAGTCTCCAACCCCAATCCCGCCAAGCCGCCACGGAAGTCAACTGGAGATGTTCAGCTGGGAGAGGCTCAGGTCAAAGAGGTTCAGACCCGAAAGCGGAGACCTAGTGCGGTGTCTTTATCAGACAGGCCCGTCCTCGAGGCTTCGAGAGCGTCGGTGGATGTTGCACCTCGATCTACGGTAGTGGAGAGCATGCGGCACCTGACAAGCTCGAGGGCATCCAAGGCAAGGTCTGTGCAGCCATTGCCCAGATCCAACCAGGATATGCTCACACCAGACACCACGCTCAAACCCGAACATACTCACATAGCTATGGCAATGCCTCGCTCCCCCAACAGAGTTGCCGCCAAGGGTTCTACTCCAAGCTCAGCGAAGCGGATATCTGTCATGCCAGGAACTCATCATGCCAGTCACGCCACTGGACTGGGTGCACGAACTATCAGCCCTACCGATACAAGACGAATGAAACGCCTATCTACGATGCACCACGTTCAACAGGGCCCTGTTGCTGGCGCTTCCCCCGCGCTgccccatccaccacctaTTTCGGCCGACGGTCGCGCCTCGTCTCGATCCCCTTCTATGCTGCCTCGAAAGATCTCGACCCCTTCGTCTTCACGAACCACGCCCGACCACACCAGAAAGTCATATAGCTCAGGTTTGTCCGTCAACTCAAGCACCAGTCTCAACACGGTGCGGACGTCCACTGGCTCCATGCAGCAGCGAGCCATGCAAGGTGCAAATAGTTCCCGATTGCCTGCCCCCAAGGCGCTCAATCTTCACAATTCGGCGAGCTTTGACAGCAGCGAGGAAGTGCCACCGGTGCCCGCGATTCCAAAGGCGTACGAGTCTCCAAAGGAGGCGCATCTCGAAGCTGCTTCGTTtctggagaagaggaggtccaACCTGGCCTATGATGCCAGCAGCATCCATAGCAATTCGACAGCGAGTATATCGGGCGCGCAGACGAGTGATTCAGCACCTGCCAAGCTTCAACGTAAGCCAAGTAACAGGAAGACAGTACACACCTCGAAGCTGGATTTCGAGAAGAATCCTGCGGCAGCTCAGTCGAAGAAGAGCTTGCAACCGCTGCGGTTGCCGCCCATCACCCTTGGTCCCCTCAGCACCCCAACCGCGGCCAAGATTGCTGCTCTTCAAACTCATGGTGACAGAAATCTCTCCCCGCCCCCATCAAGGCAGATCCCAAAAACGCCGACGACTCCCATGACGGCATCGAAGGGCACATTTTTTGGAAGAATACGGCCTGAAGACAGGGCCGATATACAGCATCTCAGGAGCAGCGCGTCGGTGCAGAGGCTCCATCGGGAAAGTCCTGCCACTACGGCAGAGCCACCGACCAGTTCTACTGAGTCCTTTGCCGGTGTGAAGAATGGAACCGCCCGATCAGGGCCGTCGCCTTTCTTGAGCCAGTCGGTGCCGAAAGGAGGGAACTTCGAGACTACTTTGTTCAAAAGGTCAAAAACTGGCGGGGATTTCACCCAGCCTTTGGATGCAGCAGCAGACATGCCAGTTCAACACAACAAGCCCTCGGGGCCCCGAGCGCAAAAGTCTGTCGCGACACGGCCTGCAGGTGGAAAATCCCCGCCACCGCGTCCCAGTCCGGAGGAGCCGCCCACTCCTTCTTCCATGAGCTCTCTCAGGCGCAAATTGAGCTTGTCCTGGAAGAGAAGCGCCTCCAAAGCCAGCGGAAGCCAAGGACATCACGGAGAGCAAAACGCCGTCAAGCATGATTCAATGCCACCGCCGAGGATTCCTGTCTCGGCAACTCTGAACAACCTTCCCTCCGGCAAGCCTCCAAGTCCCACTCCGTCCACGAAATCCAATGGCAATGGGACATATCTGGAGTCACGAAGACGGAAGAGCTCGGCCTCCAGCTTGAATGCGGTGCTTTCCGGGGAACGAAATCGCGGTGATACTGGTACAGCAGCTAAGAAGGATTCGACCCTGGGAACAGTGAACGAGCGTGCCACGGTTCCCCACAACTCGTCTGTGGTGCAAAGGATACTGAAACCTAAGGGCTCTACGGCAACTCTTCGACACCACGACGTTTGGAATTCGGAACTCGACAAGGACGATTTGATTGCAGAAGACGAGATGAGGAAGCTTGGTTCACGGCGTAAGGATACTGAGCTGGCAGCCAGAACTTTGGATGCTCTCCGCAAACGTGCCTCGGCCAAGGAGCGTGTCAGCCCTCAAGAAGCCATCAGAATTGCAGTTCTCAATATCTACGAACGGGGAGAGATTGTGGACTATAAGGACATCTACTTTTGCGGCACACAAAACGCGGCAAAGGTTGTGGGTGATGTTCAGTCGGAGAGTCCCAATTTTGGCTACGACGATGAGCGCGGTGACTACAGCATCGTACCCGGTGACCATCTTGCGTATCGCTATGAAATCATAGACGTGCTCGGAAAAGGAAGTTTCGGTCAGGTGGTACGGTGTATCGACCATAAGACTGGCGTTCTCGTGGCCGTCAAAATCATCCGCAACAAGAAAAGGTTCCATCAGCAAGCCCTGGTTGAGGTCAATATTTTGCAGAAACTCCGCGAATGG GATCCCAAAAACAAGCACAGCATGGTCAACTTTACGCACAGCTTTTACTTCCGAGGACATCTTTGCATCTCCACCGAACTATTGGACATGAACCTCTACGAATTCATCAAATCGAACGCTTTCCGGGGTTTCTCACTGAAGCTGATCCGCAGATTTACCAAGCAGATGCTGAGCTCACTCAACCTACTAAAGCAGCACAAGGTTATCCACTGCGACTTGAAGCCCGAAAATATTCTCTTGCGCCACCCTCTTCACTCGGAGATCAAGGTTATTGATTTCGGTTCGAGTTGTTTTGAAACAGAAAAGGTGTACACGTACATTCAGTCCCGGTTCTACCGTTCCCCCGAAGTTATCCTTGGTATGCAGTACGGTCTGCCCATCGACATGTGGTCTCTGGGTTGCATTCTCGCCGAGCTCTATACGGGTGTGCCAATTTTCCCTGGCGAGAACGAGCAGGAGCAGCTGGCCTGTATTATGGAAGTGTTTGGCCCACCGGAAAAGCATCTCATCGAGAAGTCGACACGTAAGAAGTTGTTTTTCGACAGCATGGGCAAACCTCGCCTCACCGTCTCCTCAAAGGGCCGTCGCAGACGCCCATCCTCAAAAACACTACAACAAGTGCTCAAGTGCGACGATGAAGCATTTTTGGACTTTATCGCACGCTGCCTCCGCTGGGATCCCGACCGCCGCATGAAGCCTGAAGAGGCGATTCGCCACGAGTTCATCACTGGCCAGAAGACATCTGTCCCCATCAGAATGCGCGAAGGGTCCCCCAGCAAGCGTACCAATAGCGTCTCGGCCCCCAGACCCCTTCCCGAGCCTCCAGCAGTTGTGAGGGCCGCTACTATGCGAGCGCGGGAGGCTTCCGGTCCCAACAACGGGTCGGTCGGTACGAAAACCGGAAGCATGCCAACAGCCACGGCCCGTAGGACCTCCAACATGAGCACCGCATCTAGCATGAATGGCAGTATCTCCAGTGTGAAGCGTACGAGTAACGGAACCACAACGACTTATACCAACGGCAATGGCACCATCGGCCCCAGCAGTTTACCTAGAGCATCTCTGCGCAGCGTGAGTGGTGGGGTTGGGCCTGTGAGCCTgtccaacaactccaaaaCAGACCTTGCCGCAGCAGGTGCAAACGCAGCCATGAGTCGCCGCGCATAG